The following are from one region of the Paenibacillus protaetiae genome:
- a CDS encoding ubiquinol-cytochrome c reductase iron-sulfur subunit, whose product MSNHEHQESAHRPVQRKEMSRRQFLSYTLGGTTAFMVGGAVLPMVRFAVDPLLEKKSASTFVKVVEESKITSEPQVFHFKVHQVDGWYESDAQLSAYITKGDNGIFALSPVCKHLGCTIAWNTLGKHEYNCPCHGARYTVDGKNLAVAPKPLDEYEVKIENGFVYLGSIKSNTRV is encoded by the coding sequence ATGAGTAACCACGAACATCAAGAATCCGCACATCGACCGGTTCAGCGCAAAGAGATGTCCCGGCGTCAATTTTTGTCATATACGCTTGGAGGCACAACCGCATTTATGGTAGGCGGTGCTGTACTGCCCATGGTCCGGTTCGCGGTTGACCCGCTGTTGGAAAAAAAGAGTGCGAGTACTTTTGTGAAAGTAGTGGAAGAATCGAAAATCACTTCCGAACCGCAAGTGTTTCATTTTAAGGTTCACCAAGTAGACGGCTGGTATGAAAGCGATGCGCAATTGTCGGCGTACATAACTAAAGGGGATAATGGTATATTTGCCCTTTCTCCTGTTTGCAAACATTTAGGCTGCACGATCGCGTGGAACACCCTCGGCAAACATGAATATAACTGCCCATGCCACGGCGCACGTTATACGGTCGACGGCAAGAACTTGGCTGTTGCACCAAAACCGCTTGACGAATATGAAGTAAAAATTGAAAACGGCTTTGTATATTTGGGTTCGATTAAATCGAATACTCGGGTTTAG
- a CDS encoding YitT family protein produces the protein MASSIVKQARSLLPILLGTCIYAFGLHYFVLPNQLMEGGVTGITILLHYAFGWPLSITTLLLNIPLFVVGWKMLGRQDMAYTLVGTISLSFFLWIMERMIGKGWITTFHTTQDYILASLYAGVSLGSGLGIVFRFGGTTGGVDIIARIVSRWKGISMGQFILAMDGIIIGLALFFIPIEKVLYTLVTVFIASKLIDFIQEGAYSAKAFTVITNAGREIAAKVTEDMERGVTLLPAKGAFSGNEKEIVYCVIQRQEIRRMKSIIRSIDPRAFIVISEVHDVLGEGFSET, from the coding sequence ATGGCATCTTCCATTGTAAAACAAGCCCGCAGTTTGCTTCCGATCCTGCTGGGCACATGCATATACGCTTTCGGGCTCCATTATTTTGTTCTCCCAAACCAACTGATGGAGGGCGGCGTAACTGGCATTACAATATTGCTTCATTATGCGTTTGGCTGGCCCCTGTCGATTACGACGCTGCTGCTGAACATTCCGCTTTTTGTCGTCGGCTGGAAAATGCTCGGCCGGCAGGATATGGCGTACACACTCGTTGGCACGATCTCGTTGTCCTTTTTTTTATGGATAATGGAGCGAATGATCGGAAAAGGCTGGATTACCACCTTTCACACAACCCAGGATTATATTCTTGCTTCTTTATATGCGGGCGTGTCTCTGGGCTCAGGGCTTGGCATCGTATTCCGTTTTGGCGGCACGACTGGCGGGGTCGATATTATTGCGCGAATTGTTTCCAGATGGAAAGGGATAAGCATGGGGCAGTTTATTTTGGCGATGGACGGCATCATTATCGGGCTGGCCCTGTTTTTTATTCCGATTGAAAAAGTGCTGTATACGCTAGTTACCGTCTTTATCGCATCGAAGCTGATCGACTTCATTCAAGAGGGGGCTTATTCGGCCAAAGCGTTTACAGTTATTACGAATGCAGGACGGGAAATAGCCGCCAAAGTGACCGAGGATATGGAACGGGGCGTAACGCTGCTGCCGGCAAAAGGAGCTTTCTCCGGCAATGAAAAGGAGATCGTCTACTGCGTCATTCAAAGGCAGGAAATCCGCCGAATGAAATCGATTATACGCAGTATCGATCCCCGTGCTTTTATTGTCATAAGCGAAGTGCATGATGTGCTGGGCGAAGGTTTCTCCGAAACATAA
- the qcrB gene encoding menaquinol-cytochrome c reductase cytochrome b subunit has translation MFKSIYNWVDERLDITPLWRDVADHEVPEHVNPAHHFSAFVYCFGGLTFFITVIQILSGMFLTMYYVPDINNAYASVDYLQHKVAFGGIVRGMHHFGASLVIVMMFLHTLRVFFTGSYKAPREMNWVVGMLIFFIMLGLGFTGYLLPWDNKAYFATKVGVQIAESVPYIGPYIGTFLYGGDITGAQTLTRFFAIHVFFLPGALIAMLAAHFLMIRRQGISGPL, from the coding sequence ATGTTTAAATCAATTTACAACTGGGTGGACGAGCGTCTCGATATTACGCCGCTGTGGAGAGATGTTGCAGACCATGAAGTGCCAGAGCACGTCAATCCTGCGCATCACTTTTCCGCGTTTGTATATTGCTTTGGCGGCTTGACGTTTTTTATAACCGTCATACAAATTTTGTCGGGGATGTTCTTGACCATGTATTACGTGCCTGACATTAATAACGCATATGCAAGTGTTGACTACCTTCAACATAAGGTGGCGTTCGGGGGAATTGTCCGGGGCATGCACCATTTTGGAGCGAGCCTTGTTATCGTGATGATGTTTTTACATACGCTGCGTGTGTTCTTTACCGGCTCTTACAAAGCGCCGCGCGAAATGAACTGGGTTGTAGGCATGCTCATCTTTTTCATTATGCTTGGACTAGGTTTTACAGGTTATCTGCTTCCTTGGGATAACAAAGCCTATTTTGCAACCAAGGTTGGCGTGCAGATTGCTGAATCGGTACCGTATATCGGTCCATATATCGGGACATTTCTGTATGGCGGCGATATTACCGGTGCTCAAACCTTAACCCGCTTCTTTGCGATTCACGTGTTCTTCCTTCCGGGAGCCCTAATCGCTATGTTGGCTGCGCACTTCCTGATGATTCGTAGACAAGGCATTTCGGGACCACTTTAA
- a CDS encoding DUF1405 domain-containing protein — protein sequence MPPISYFWSRHFLLNRGFLWLLLLVNLGGTIYGYIWYGNQLEFTLEENPLWQLVFVPDSPTASLFFTLSLIYLLYPSAAVSPLALAIRKLIEGLAIVCSVKYGVWAVSMIVAGAWQGAEVEWQQYMLCVSHLAMAIEVLLYARFMKAGAYAVTIGTAWLFINDTVDYTYGVFPWLAEQLYDDLPAVQAYTYGLTVFAFAAGMIAVGVRMAKERRKAS from the coding sequence TTGCCACCAATCTCATATTTTTGGAGCCGCCACTTTTTGTTGAACCGGGGTTTTTTATGGCTGTTATTGTTAGTGAATTTAGGGGGTACGATATACGGCTATATTTGGTACGGCAATCAGCTCGAATTTACTTTGGAAGAAAATCCGCTTTGGCAGCTTGTATTTGTTCCTGACAGCCCGACAGCAAGTTTGTTTTTTACGTTATCGCTTATTTATTTGCTCTATCCTTCCGCTGCGGTCAGCCCGCTTGCTCTGGCAATACGAAAGCTGATAGAAGGACTAGCTATCGTTTGTTCGGTCAAATACGGCGTATGGGCCGTCTCGATGATTGTAGCAGGTGCATGGCAAGGCGCAGAAGTTGAATGGCAGCAGTACATGCTGTGTGTTTCGCATTTGGCTATGGCGATTGAAGTGCTTCTGTATGCGCGGTTTATGAAGGCGGGAGCTTATGCGGTTACGATCGGAACAGCGTGGCTGTTTATTAACGATACGGTAGACTATACATACGGCGTGTTCCCATGGCTGGCCGAGCAGCTTTACGATGATCTCCCTGCGGTGCAAGCTTACACATACGGGCTTACTGTATTTGCTTTTGCAGCTGGCATGATAGCGGTTGGCGTGAGAATGGCTAAAGAAAGAAGAAAAGCATCGTAA
- a CDS encoding sporulation protein YpjB, which yields MFKRVIVPAIICVVLTISSVASVWAHAAGTGRTASEDAASDKFARLADALYDAAKQSNRQAGYINIQQLQNMAVSLKTNHPGQSDGWNLIEQSAADIKKTLAGNSASTDWLTDAARIQLAGDALIHPEAPLWYSYEAVMRDDLDRVKKAWSRNDGAGALSARGAIDSFAVHLDRIEAAASLQQDPEKIADLKRRLAYTTTLLDAGIGNHASPEWIGRSIDELSVSLTGLFEGTAAAEPLPAIAPLHTGNPISWILLLGAFIMGVLAFAGYRKYKQQPYGIKPFR from the coding sequence ATGTTTAAACGAGTAATTGTGCCAGCAATCATTTGTGTTGTACTAACTATTAGCTCTGTTGCATCGGTTTGGGCTCATGCAGCCGGCACAGGCCGCACCGCCTCTGAAGATGCAGCGTCGGACAAGTTCGCCAGACTGGCGGACGCCTTGTATGATGCAGCCAAACAATCCAACCGGCAAGCCGGTTATATCAATATTCAGCAGTTGCAAAATATGGCTGTTAGCTTAAAAACAAATCATCCGGGACAATCCGACGGCTGGAATCTAATTGAACAAAGCGCGGCTGACATTAAAAAAACGCTTGCCGGAAACAGCGCTAGCACCGATTGGCTGACAGATGCCGCCCGCATTCAGCTTGCAGGAGACGCGCTAATCCATCCGGAAGCCCCGCTATGGTACTCGTATGAAGCGGTTATGCGGGACGATCTTGACCGCGTCAAAAAAGCCTGGAGCCGCAATGACGGCGCCGGTGCCTTGTCGGCAAGAGGCGCTATAGATTCGTTTGCGGTGCATTTAGATCGAATTGAAGCGGCGGCGAGCTTGCAGCAGGATCCGGAAAAAATTGCTGATCTAAAGCGGCGTCTTGCTTACACGACAACATTGCTGGATGCCGGAATAGGCAACCATGCGTCGCCGGAATGGATAGGGCGTTCCATTGACGAGCTGTCCGTCTCCTTAACGGGCTTGTTCGAAGGAACGGCAGCCGCGGAGCCGCTCCCTGCTATTGCACCGCTTCACACCGGCAATCCGATCAGCTGGATTTTGCTGCTGGGCGCTTTTATTATGGGAGTGCTTGCGTTTGCCGGTTACCGCAAATATAAGCAGCAGCCTTACGGTATCAAGCCGTTTCGCTGA
- a CDS encoding menaquinol-cytochrome c reductase cytochrome b/c subunit — protein sequence MAHGHKSDEKVVYVGDSRVKKGKGLQTPPDYTAFPGKSEAFIPNFLLKEWMVGCVVLVGFLVWTMAEGAPLGYPADPTNASFIPMPDWYFLFLYQFLKYPYVSEQYIVLGTVAVPAILFGSLLLAPFLDTGKERRFYRRPIASSLMFLSLIAVVYLTMVSWHHYQGQLEATNTRPESVEREEKAREAAEKGQPAPSVNKGTTEEKKAAIVDPNDPAMAIVKKANCVSCHATDLNGTPPVVPALTGVGDRLTQEQIATTITNGRGGMPSFKGQLSDAEIAQLATWLSKQKAATE from the coding sequence GTGGCACATGGACATAAATCAGACGAGAAGGTTGTATACGTCGGAGATTCGCGTGTCAAAAAAGGCAAAGGGCTGCAGACGCCGCCTGACTACACTGCTTTCCCCGGGAAGTCGGAAGCGTTTATTCCAAACTTCCTGCTGAAGGAATGGATGGTTGGCTGCGTAGTGCTGGTCGGCTTTCTTGTATGGACGATGGCTGAGGGAGCACCTCTCGGTTATCCCGCCGATCCGACGAATGCGTCTTTTATACCGATGCCGGACTGGTACTTCCTGTTCCTGTATCAGTTTTTGAAATATCCTTATGTATCTGAACAATACATTGTATTAGGTACGGTAGCCGTGCCGGCCATCTTGTTTGGTTCCCTGTTGCTTGCGCCGTTTCTGGATACGGGCAAAGAGCGCCGGTTTTACCGCCGTCCGATAGCATCCTCGCTAATGTTTCTGTCCTTGATCGCTGTCGTTTATTTGACGATGGTATCCTGGCACCATTACCAAGGTCAGCTGGAGGCAACGAATACCCGGCCGGAATCGGTGGAACGCGAAGAGAAAGCTAGAGAAGCGGCCGAGAAAGGGCAGCCTGCTCCAAGCGTCAATAAAGGAACAACGGAAGAGAAAAAAGCAGCAATTGTGGATCCGAACGATCCGGCAATGGCAATTGTGAAAAAGGCAAACTGTGTCAGCTGCCATGCGACGGACTTGAACGGAACACCTCCGGTAGTTCCGGCTCTGACCGGAGTTGGCGACCGGCTGACGCAAGAGCAGATTGCAACGACAATTACGAATGGCCGAGGCGGAATGCCGTCATTTAAAGGCCAACTGTCAGATGCTGAGATCGCACAGCTTGCAACCTGGCTGTCGAAGCAAAAGGCAGCAACTGAATAA